Below is a genomic region from Martelella lutilitoris.
ACCGAACGGATTTATGCGCTCTGGGACGAGCTTTCGGATTTCGAGGCGTCGCGCATGCCTGAGGCGCGCGTGCATCTGCTGTCCGTCGTCTGCGATATGATCGACGCGCGACAGGCCGACTGGATCGGCGCCGTCAGGCTTGTCGACAACATCCATCGCGATCCGCTTTTCGGCTGGCGCCCGCGCAGCCTCTCGGCCCTTTATCCCGACGCGGAAACCGAACGGACCATCCAGGAAGCCTTTGCCCTGATGGAGAAGGGCGAACCCGACATCACCACGATCCGCAATGCCGAGCTTGCCGGACAATTCCGGGTTTTCATGCTGGACGAACTTGCAACGCCCGAATGGTTTGAAAGCTATTCCTACAAGACCTTCTATCGCGGGCTGGACCGGCTGGATTCGATCTGGGTCGGCATTCCCATCAATGCCGACGCCGAGATCCAGATCGGCTTTCACCGCGCGCTCTCGCAACCGCGATTTTCGGAGCGTGATCGGCGGATTGTGACGCACGCCTTGCGCGGCATCCGCTGGTTCTATCGCCTGCAGATGCTGTCGGAAGGGATCGGCGTCGCATCCGAACCCTTGACGCCGATGGAGAGCAAGGTGCTGCGCGACCTGCTGCAGGGGCTTTCGGAACGCCAGATTGCCGAAAATAACGGCCAGAGCCCTCATACCGTCCATGATCATGTCAAGCGGATCTACCGCAAATACGGCGTTTCCAGCCGCGCCGCGCTGATGGCGCTCTGGCTGGGTCAGCCCATCCCCCCCTGATCAGGGGATTCCAAACGCAGGACGGCTGGTCGATAAGCCTTGGCAAAACAGGGTCTCGTCAAATCCGGCGCGCCGCGCCGCCGTCATCAGGCTGAATGGAGAGCAGGGTCCCTTGTGCAACGATCAATGTTGGGGGAACCATGCGTCAAACAGCCCTGTCAGAGAATCCCGGTTTCTTGACGGTAACGCACCTGAAATTGCTTGCACTGCTCGAAGAGGAAAAGGCTGAGGTCAGCCTTCTGGATACATCGCGCAAAAACGGTCCTCCCGCGCGCCCGGCTTCGTCATGGTGGGGGTTTCTCGCCTGTGGTCCGCTGGCGATCGTCGGCCTCTTCGCGCATGCCGACACGGCGCTCGCGCAAACCGCGGAGCGGATCGAGCAGACGGTGGCCGGCCAGACGACCATTCTCGAGCGCTTCACCCCGCCGCAGCGTATCGGCACGGTCGATATCAAGGTCCAGGACCAGCGCAAGCGCACCCCCGAAAAGGATGCCGCCCAGGTACGCTTCACGCTGAATTCCCTGACGGTCGAGGGCGCGGAGACGCTTTCCGACGCAGCATTTTCCGATCTCTGGCAGGGCATGACGGGCAAGGTCATCACGCTAGCCGATCTCTATCGGATCGCCGCGGAGATCGACGCCCGGTACCTGAGCGCGGGCTATCTCGCCATGACCGTCGTGCCGGTCCAGGATTTTTCCTCCGGCAAGATCACGCTCCGCGTCTATGAAAGCTATGTCGAGACGCTGGAAGTCAACAGCACCATTCCGGACATCCGCGAGCGGCTTGCGCCCTATATCGACCGGATCATCGCGATGCGCCCGATCCGGATCAAGGAGGCCGAGCGCATCCTGCTGCTGATGAGCGACCTCGGCGGGCTCGATATCGAAGGGACGCTGATCCGGCCGGAGACCCCGCAAGGCGGCGGAACGTTGCGCCTCGACATCGGTTTCGACCGCGCCTCGGCCGCAGCCGGGCTCGACAATCTCGGGACCGATGAGGTCGGCCCGCTGGAACTCTCCGGCAATGTCACCGTCAACGACATGCTGGGGCTTTTCGACACATTGAGCCTCGTCGGCGTCACGATTCCCGACACGCCGCAGGAGATGATTTTTCTTCAGGCATCGCAGGATATCCCGATCGGCTTCAACGGCCTGTCCGCCGGATACGACCTTTCCTACATCACCCAGAAACCCGGAGGCGACCTGAAGGCCGACGATATTCATATCGAGTCCGTGATCGGCACGGCGCGGCTCGACTATCCCTTCATCCGCACCATCGACCAGAGCCTTTTCGGCAGGATCGAGGTCAATCTGCGCAATGACCGCGTCGATGTGATGGGCGCCCGGGCGGCGCGCGAGCAGACCCGCTGGGCGGCCATGTCGCTGACTTACGACCGGCAGAGCGGACCGACGGCATTCCTGACGACGGCCGAGTTCGGCCAGGGGCTGGGACAGGAAACCGCCCTGCCCGAGGTGCCGGAGGATTATCGGTTCGCGCGACTGAACTTCGACATCGCGCATGATCTTGGCGCCGACACCGCCATTCGGCTGCGCAGCGCCGGACAGTATTCCCCAACGCCGCTGCCGGCGGCCGCGCAGTTTTCGCTGGGCGGCGATCCCTATGGCTGGGCGTTTGACGGCGGCACGCTGTCCGGCGCCAGCGGCGCGGCGGCGGCCCTTGAGCTCAGCCACGACATTGAAACCGGCTGGTCGGCGCTTCCGGGCCTGACCTGGACGACGTTTGCGGATTACGGCGTGGTCTGGAACGAAGACGCAAGCGCCGACTATGCGCGCGACGCGCTGGGGTCCGTCGGCGTCGGCGTCAGCGGCATGCTGGCGGAGAAGATGAGTTTTCAGCTGATCGCGGCCGTGCCGTGGTACAGTCCCGACGATGGCGAGGATGAGGGGCTCAGGGTTTTCTTCCGACTGGGCCTGCCGCTCTGACGCGGTCCCGTCCACATCGGCATACAACAACACGACGTTCCGGCCGCGCCGGTGATTAGGACGAGGAGAGGTTTTCCATGTCACAGTTCAGGGCTTCGCGCCGCCATTTCCTAGCAACGGTTTCGCTGGCTTCAGCTTCGCTGGCCTTGCTCTCGACTCCGGCACTTGCCGATATGCTGCCGCCGTCACGCACGCCAGGCGTCCCGGTTCCGCCCGGACAGATCGACGCGGCCGTGGCGGCGCTTGACGGCATCGTCGAAGACATCAAGGCCCGCAGCGGCGTGCCCGGCCTTGCCGTCGCCGTGGTTCACGGCGGCGAGACCATCTATGCAAAGGGCTTCGGCACGCGTGACGCCAATGGCGAATTGCCCGTGACGCCCGATACGGTGTTCCAGCTCGCCTCGCTCTCCAAATCTCTCGGCGCGACGGCCGTCGCCCGCCAGGTCAGCCGCGACGTGGTCTCCTGGGACAGCCGCATGCGGGATCTGCTGCCATGGTTTTCGCTCTCCGATGCGGCGGTGAGCGAAAGGCTGACGATCGGCGACCTCTACAGTCATCGCTCCGGCCTGTCGGACCATGCCGGCGATGAACTGGAAGACCTCGGCTTTGACCGCCAGACCATTCTCGAAAGGCTGCGGCTCCAGCCGCTTTCGCCCTTCCGCACCAGTTACGCCTATACCAATTTCGGCCTGACGGCGGCGGCTGAAGCTGTTGCGGAGGCTTCCGGCATGACGTGGAGCGAGCTTACGGAAGAAGCGCTGTTTCAGCCGCTTGGCATGACGCGCACCAGCGCGCGGTTCGACGATTTCATGGCACGCGAAAACCGGGCGACGCCCCATGCCAAGACTCCGGACGGCTTTCAAGCGCTCTACCAGCGCGAGCCCGATGCCCAGTCACCGGCGGGCGGCATCAGCTCGACGGCCAATGACATGACAAAGTGGATGAAGATGATGCTTGCCGATGGCGGCGACCTCATCCGCCCCGATGCCCTGCAGCCGGCGATCAGCCCGCAGAGCTTTTCCAGCAGGCCGCGCAGCCCGGATGAACGCGCGGGCTTTTACGGCTATGGCTTCGGCGTTGGCACCGACCCGAGCGGCCGCGTGGTGCTCAGCCATTCGGGCGCCTTCATCCTGGGGGCCGGCACCTATTTCGCGCTGATTCCTTCGCTCGATGTCGGGATCGTGGTTCTGTCGAACGCCGCTCCGGTGGGCGCGGTCGAGGCGATCGGCGCGAGCTTCACCGACATGGTTCAGACCGGCAGCGTGACGCGCGACTGGTTCTCGGGCTATGAGCGGCTGTTTGTCGGTTCCTACACGCCGCTCGGCGAGACCGCCGGCAAGCCGTTTCCCCGGGCGGCCGCGGCGCCGCCGCCCGCCAGCTATCTGATCGGCCGCTACAGCCATCCCTATTTCGGAACCGTGGAGGTGGTCGAGGACGCGGCCGACCGCCTGGTCTTGCTGGCCGGACCCGAGCCGAAGGCGTTTCCGCTGATGCCGTGGGACGGCGCAATGATGGTGTTCGATATCGAAAATGAGAACGCCCCTGCGGGCTCGCGCTCCGCCGCAACGTTTTCCGGCGGCCCGGACAAGGCGGAAACGCTGGAGGTCGAACTCTTCGTCATGAACGGACCGGCTCGGTTCGAACGGATATAGAGCGGTTTCCAGCCAATCATTCTGAGGTAAAAGGCTCGCGGGCGGATCGTGTCCCGCGGCGCGGCGCTTCTTCCGGATCGACCGCCATTGCGGCATCGAAGCTGCTCGATGCGGCGTTATCGCTGGTCCGCGCCGGGGGATACACGGCCACCACCGGCGCATTCTTCGCCAGCGCCCCCTATCACGACCATGATGATCCGTTCGAACGACTGATCGGTTACATCGAGTTCCGCACGGCGATCATCGAGGGCGATCTCGCCGAGTTTAACAGTCTCGTCGGCACCATGACGCAGGCGACCTATGGGTCGAATCCGGCGATCCGCGATGCCTGCGCGGCAGGCATTTTCGGGCATGCGGCCACGCTGGAGCCCGACATCGCGGCGGCGATGAAAGCGCGCGGGATTGCGGCAGACTGGACGCCCTGCAGCACGGCCTGGCCGCGCGCAGCCAGGCCGTGCTGCAGGGCGCGTTCATACTGGCCAAGGCGACGGGCGACCGCGCAATCGCGCGCGAGACCGTCGATCACCCGAGACGCTATCTGCTGCTCCTGTTCGAAACGGCGCCGAAGATCGGTGCCTCGATTCCCGAGGAGGATCATCACATGACTGGAATTCCAAATCCTGAAACGAAGACGATCTCCGGAATTGCCCGCCGGTCCGGATTTGTGTTCAATGCACTGCGTCCATAAGTATACCGTCAAGTCATGAGATGCGGAGATCGGGTCAATTGAGATTACGCGCGGTTCTGACGTTCGCTCTCGTTTTGACCGCCGCCGCGGGCTTTCTCCTTTGGCGGCTGGCCGATCATGACCTCGACCGGCGCAACAGCGAGCGCTTCGACTTCGTATCCGCGGGCGCGCCCGTGTCGGGCACGCTCTGGCTTCCCGACGAGACGCCAAGGGCAGCCGTCGTCCTCGTCCATGGCGACGGCGCCCAGGATCGCACGTCAGAAGGCGGATACGCTCCGCTGATCAACGCCATGCTCGATCGAGGCATCGCGGTGGCGTCCTGGGACAAGCCTGGCGTCGGTTCGTCTGCAGGTAACTGGCTGCAACAGACCATGGAAGAGCGTGCGGACGAAACGCGCATTGCGCTTCAGCTGCTGGCCCGGCGTTTCGATGGCCTTGTACACGGGGCTGTCGGCTTTTCGCAGGCAGGCTGGGTGCTGCCGCAGCTTTCATCCAACGATGCGGATTTTGTCGTTCTGGTCGGAGCGGCCGTGTCCTGGCAGGATCAGGGGGACTATTACACGCGCACGCGGCTTGCGCGCGAGGGGCTTGATCCGCCGGCGGTCGATCTGGCGATTGCCGAACAGAAGCTGGAAGACGCGCGCATCTTCGGGCCGGAGGCGGCCAGTGCGCCGGCCGGGATGCCCGCGGATCGCTGGCAGTTCATCAGGATCAACCGATACGCCGATGCGCGCGCTGCGCTTGCCCGGCTCGATCTGCCCTTGCTTGCCATCTGGGGCGCAAACGACCTGAATGTCGAGCCTGAGCGCAATGCGGCAATCTTTGGTGAATTCGTTTCCGGGCGGAATAGCCATAGCGAGATCATCATCTGGCCCGGGGCCACGCATGGCCTTTTGAAATCATCCGCCTACAACTGGCAACTGGCCGATGACTGGTCTCGGTTTGCAATCATGCGCTTTGTCCTTGAGGGCCGTCACGCCTTTGCGCCCGGTGCGCTCGACACGATAACCGAATGGATCCTGGCCAGAGGCAAATTCGGAGCGTCGGTGCGGCAACCATCATGAGAAACCTTCCCAGGGGATGAAAGGTTGCCGGCCATTGCGCCGCGACCGGCATGTGCCCGGTCAGTTGCGAGCGCCATCGCTCAGCAGCATCGCCTCGATATCATCGAGTTGCGATTGCAGGTCGGCGCTGTCCTCCGCCCCCCAGATGCGCAACGTGAACAGTCCCTCCACCGCCAGAAAGGCCGTTCGCGCCGCGCGCGCCTCTTTGCTGTCGCCCATTCGGGACAGGATCGAGCGGTACGACATCTATCCCCTCCTCATGGCCTGTCTGCTGGTGCCCATGGGCACTCTGGCGGACCGGGTGGGAAACAGGAAGGTGCTATTGTCGGGCCTAGCAATCTTCGCCTTCGCATAGGTTGCGCCGCCGGCGAACAGGGCGCCGCCCTGATTGCCGCAAGCAAGGCCGCCTTCAGTGCAACCCATATCGCGTTGCTGTCCGTGGCAGCCGCCGTGATTGCTGCTCTCGCCATCGCCGTCTACATTCTGCTGGCGCGCTATCGCCCGATCGGAGGCGCTCGCCACTGAATGCGACGGTCAGAGGCCGGCAGCGTACACCCCAGGAGCGATGCGCCTTGACGGGTCCCGGCGCGGAAGCCGGATTTCGACGGCAAGGCCGGCGTTTTGGGAAGGAAGGATCAGCGCATCGCCGCCATGCGCCTTTGCAATCGCCCTGACGATGGGCAGGCCGAGACCCGAACCGCCTCTATTGGCTCATACCCCATTGGAAAAGCATTCCCGTCGGGGCCTTGTATCTGACAAAAAACATCCGTACTGTCGCAAAACATTCATTTTAAGCGGATAAATGTCTTAAAACGTACATTTATGACGTTTCAGGTACAAAGGAGAGCAAAATGAAGAAACTTGGTTTGTGGACGATCGGTGCGGTGGCCGGCGCGCTGATTTCGAGCGCGGCGTTCGCCGAGACCATCACGGTTTACACGTCCTACGAAGAGGACGAGGCCGCGGCCTTTCTTGAAAAGGCAAAGGAGGCCATGCCCGATATCGACGTCAATCTTCTGAGGCTCTCCACCGGCGATCTCGCCGCCCGCATCATCGCGGAAAAGGCCAATCCCCAGCATGACGTGCTGTGGGGTTTTGCGGTGACCTCGATGGTCAACCCGCAGATCGAGGAGACGCTGGAAGCCTATGAGCCGAAGGGCATCGATACCGTTCCCGCGCAGTTCCGCGACCCCGACAACAAGTGGTTTGCGGTCACCGGTTACATGGCCGCGTTCTGCGTCAACAACGAGCGCCTCGAGGCCGAGGGGCTGGAAATGCCGACCTCCTGGGCCGATCTGACCGACCCGTCCTTTGCCGATGAAGTCGTCATGCCCAACCCGGCAAGCTCGGGCACCGGCTATATCCAGATCGACGCGCTGCTGCAGATGATGGGCGAAGACGAAGGCTGGACCTTCCTCGACAAGCTCGACAAGAATGTCGCGCAGTACATCAAGTCCGGCTCCCGCCCCTGCAACGTCGCCTCGATGGGCGAGTACACCGTCGGCGCCTCCTACGCCATGCGCGCCATCAAGAACATCGAGGAAGGCTACCCGATCACCATGGTCGTGCCGTCCGAAGGCGCTGGCAACGAGCTGGAAGGCAATGCGCTTGTCGCCTCCTCCGAGCATAAGGATGCCGCCAAGCGCTTCCTCGACTGGACGCTCAGCCCCGAAGCGGCCACGGCCTATTATGACTGGAAGACGATCGTGACAGTTCCGGGCGGCGATGTGCCGGAGCGGTTCATTTCCGCCGGCCTGCCCGAGGATGTTCCGGCCGCGCTGTTCCCGGTCGACTTCCGCGCGGCGGCTGAAGACCGAACGGAAATCATCAACACCTGGCAGGAACGCTACGAGCGCTAAGAAACGCCAGAGGATGACGTAGCCGGCGGGCGATGTTGCCCGCCGGCGCTTTCCGCCCAACGCATTTCGGCGGAGACAAGCTTCGGCTGACCAATTCAATTTAATTGCTTTACGTGCCCCGCGTAGAAAAGCGACATCGTCTTTTCCCGGCCCGCACGCCCAAACCCCCATCAGGAGAGAACGCGCGATGGACCTTTCGATCCGCAACCTTGTCAAGCGCTTCGACAGGCTGACAGCAGTCGACAATGTCACGCTCGATGTCCCGCACGGAAACTTCGTCTGTTTTCTGGGACCATCGGGCTGCGGCAAGACCACGCTGCTGCGCGTCATCGCCGGGCTTGAAGACGCGGACGAAGGCACGATCCAGCTCGGCGGCGAGGACTTGACGGCGGTGCCCACCAGGGCGCGCAATTTCGGCGTCGTGTTCCAGTCCTATTCGCTGTTTCCCAATATGAGCGCGGCGCGCAATGTCGGCTATGGGCTTGAATGCCGGCGCTGGGACAAGGCCAGGATCGGCAGCCGCGTCGACGAGATGCTCGACCTCGTGCACCTTGGCGACCATCGCGCCAAGCTGCCGGCGCAGATGTCGGGCGGCCAGCAGCAGCGCATTGCGCTGGCGCGCGCGCTCGCGCCCGATCCGTCGCTGCTTCTGCTCGACGAGCCGCTGTCGGCGCTTGACGCCAAGGTGCGCGAGGAACTGCGCGTGGAAATCCGCAGCCTCCAGCAGCGCCTGAAGCTGACCACGATCATGGTGACTCACGATCAGGAAGAGGCGCTGGCGATGGCGGATGTCGTCGTGGTCATGAACAAGGGACGCATCGAACAGATCGGCTCCCCGCGCGAACTCTATGCCGAGCCGAAAACCGCCTTCGTCGCCGATTTCATCGGCCGCATGAACATCTTGCGGCTGGATGAGAACGCGCGCATGCAGCCGAGCTTCGGCGGCGTCGCGCTTCATCTTGCCGACAGTGCGCACGCGGCGGACCATATCACGGCCCTCGGCGTGCGCCCGGAAATGATTTCCCTGAGCGATGCAGACGCCAGCGGCGACAACACGCTTCCCGCAACCGTCTCCGGCGTCACCTATCTCGGCAATATCACCCGCGTCGAGGTGGTGACGAATGCCGAGCCTAAGGCGCCGATTACCGTCGAGTTGCACGGCGCGAGCGCGGTTCCGAAAGTGGGCGAGCGTCTCGGCATCGTCATCCCGGCCGAAGCCCTGAGGGTGCTCGCATGAGCGACGCCGTGAAGACCGCAAGCCGCCCCGCGCGCGGCATCGACATTGCCGACCGCGCCAGCGTCTGGGCGATGACGCTGTTCGTCGCAGCGCTCCTGATCATCTTCCTGCTGCTGCCGTTGCTGGGCATTCTGATGCGCAGCCTCGAGACCCCCGACGGTCTCGGCTTGGGCAATTTCATCGCCACCTTCTCGACCATGCGGTTCTGGGAGCTTGTCGGCGACAGCATTCTGGTCTCGCTCACCTCCACGGCAATCGTGGTGGTGGTTGCCTATGGCTATGCCTATGCGCTGCAGCGCGCGATCATCCCCGGCAAATGGTTCCTGCGGACCGTGATCCTGGTGCCGCTGTTCGCGCCGTCGCTGGTTCAGGCGCAGGGACTGATCCTGCTTCTCGGGCGTAACGGCATCCTCAACCGCTATCTCGATTTCGATCTCGATATCTACGGCTTCTGGGGCGTGGCGATCGCCAATGCGCTTTACGCCTTTCCCTACGCCTTCCTGATCCTTTCGGCGGCGCTCGCCGTGGCGGATGCCCGGATCTATGAGAGCGCCGAGGCGCTCGGCGCCGGCCCGCTGCGGATTTTCCGCGACGTCACCCTGCCCGCCACCCGCTACGGGTTGGCGGCCACGCTGTTCATCGTGTTCATGCTGGCAATCACCGATTTCGGTAATCCGATGGTGATCGGCGGCGATTTCAACGTGCTGGCGACGGAAGTCTACAATCAGGTCATCGGTCAGGCCCAGTTCGGCCTCGGCGCGGTCATCGGCGTGGCGCTGCTGGTCCCGGCCATGTTCGCCAAGCTGATCGAAAAGCGGATGACGGCACGTCAGCACGCGTTGGTCACCGAGCAGTCCCGTCCCCTGACGCCAAAACCCTCGGCCCGGCGCGACCTGTTCTTCTCGCTCTATGCCTATCTGGTGGCGGGCCTGGTCGTGTCCGTCGTCGCCATTGTCGTGTTCGCAAGCTTCGTGCATCTGTGGCCATACAATATGAGCTTCACGCTGCGCCACTACCGGTTCGACGTGCAGAACGGCACGGATCCGCTCTGGAACAGCGTGTTCGTCGCTTTCGCGACCGCCATTGTCGGCATCATCGTCACCGGGCTCGGCGCGATTGTCGTGCACAAGTTCAAGACCGCGCTGACCGGTCCGCTGTCGTTTCTGGCGATCCTGCCGGCCGCCGTGCCCGGCATCGTGCTCGGTCTCGGCTATATCCTGGTGTTCAACGACCCCCACAACCCGCTCAATTTCCTCTACGGCACCTTTGCGCTGATCGTCATTCTCGAGGTCTATTACAACCACGCCCACGCCTTCCTGATCTCGTCCACCAGCCTGAAGCAGATCGGCGCGACCTTCGACGAGGCCTCGACGACGCTCGGCGGCACCTCGATGACCACCTTGCGCAAGGTCACCCTGCCGCTCATCTGGCCGACCCTTCTGGGTGTGGGCGTGTTCTATTTCATGCGATCCATGGTCTCGTTGTCGGCGGTGATCTTTCTCGTCACCCCCTCGACCCAGCTTGCCTCCGTTTCGGTGCTGCAATTGTCGGATCGCGGCGCGATCAACCAGGCGGCCGCCTTTTCGGTCTGCATCATGGGGATCGTGGTGCTTTGCCTGATCGTCGTGCGCGTGCTGATGCGGCTCGCCGGCGTCAGAGACGTAAGTCTCATAAGATAAGAGCGGAAAACGCCATGACGGCCTCCCCCATCAAGGCCATCCTTTTCGACAAGGATGGCACCCTCCTCGATTACCAGCGCACATGGGCGCCCATCAACCGGGCCGCCGCCGAGCTTGCCGCGAGCGGCGATCCGGCGCTTGCCGCGCATCTTCTGAGCGTCGGCGGCATGGACGCCGAAAGCGGACTGACATCGTCAAACAGCCTGCTGGCGGCGGGAAACACCGACGAGATCGCCAGGGCTTGGATCGAGGCCGGCGCGCCTTTCACCGTCGGCGAACTGACCGCCGCGCTCGATACGCTGTTTACAGCCGCGGCCTCCGACGCCGTTCCGGTTACCAATCTGGTCAAGCTGTTTCGCAACCTGCATCAACGCGGCTTCCGGCTCGGCATCGCCAGCAGCGACAGCCAGGCGGCGATCGAAAGTCTTGTGGAGCGGCTGTCGCTGACCCCATGGATCGATTTCATCGCCGGCTATGACAGCGGCTACGGCGTCAAACCGGAACCCGGCATGCTGCTGGCGTTCTGCGCGGCGATGGGCGTCTCCCCGGCGCAGACCGCGGTCGTCGGCGACAATCCCCATGACATGAACATGGCGATCTCCGGCGGGGCGGGCCTCAAGGTCGGCGTTTTGACGGGAACGGGAACGCGCGACGTGTTGCAGCCTCTGTGCGATGTCTGCCTTCCGGGTATCCAGACTCTCGCCACCGAAGTATTCGAAAACACACCGGCTTCGAGGACATGAAACGGACAGCGGAAAAGCGGCTGAAAGCGCGCTTTGGCCGCGCTTCAGCAGATGATCTCGACGTCGTTTTCCTCCAGAAGGCGACGGATTTCCCCCTCCGGCATGGTGTCGGTGACAAGGGTGTCCAGGTCGGATATCGACCCCAGCCGCACCATGGCCCGCTTGCCGAACTTGCTGCTGTCGACGGCCACAAGCGTGCGGCGCGATTGCGCCATCGCCGCCGTCGCCACAACGCTTTCGGCATGGTCGTCGTCGCAAAGGTCGCCGTCATTGTCGATGCCGCTCACCGAGATGATCGCACTATCGAACTTGAAGTTGCGGATGAATTCGGGCGTCTCTTCCTGGAAGATGCCGCCATGAATGGGACGCACGAAACCGCCGGGAACGGCCAGCGTGAAATTGGTGTTCTCGTTCAGGATCGTCGCCACCCTGAGGCTGTAGGTCAGAACCCTGAGATGATTGCGGCGCGACAGCGCGCGTGCGATCGCCTCGCAGGTCGTGCCGGAGTCGATGAAGATCGACGCGCCATCGGGCACAAGATCGGCGACAAGTTCGCCGATGCGCTGCTTCTGCTCCGCATTGTCGACGCGACGACGGCGGTAGACAGTTTCCTCCAGCGGGCCGACGAGAACCGCGCCGCCATGAAGACGACGCACGCGGCCCGCCTTTTCAAGCGCAAGAATGTCGCGCCGGGCCGTCTGCGTGGTCACCGTGAAGAAATCGGAAATCTCCTCTACGGAGATATAGAAGTTCTTCTCCATCAATCGCAGTATCGACGAC
It encodes:
- a CDS encoding ABC transporter permease subunit; translated protein: MSDAVKTASRPARGIDIADRASVWAMTLFVAALLIIFLLLPLLGILMRSLETPDGLGLGNFIATFSTMRFWELVGDSILVSLTSTAIVVVVAYGYAYALQRAIIPGKWFLRTVILVPLFAPSLVQAQGLILLLGRNGILNRYLDFDLDIYGFWGVAIANALYAFPYAFLILSAALAVADARIYESAEALGAGPLRIFRDVTLPATRYGLAATLFIVFMLAITDFGNPMVIGGDFNVLATEVYNQVIGQAQFGLGAVIGVALLVPAMFAKLIEKRMTARQHALVTEQSRPLTPKPSARRDLFFSLYAYLVAGLVVSVVAIVVFASFVHLWPYNMSFTLRHYRFDVQNGTDPLWNSVFVAFATAIVGIIVTGLGAIVVHKFKTALTGPLSFLAILPAAVPGIVLGLGYILVFNDPHNPLNFLYGTFALIVILEVYYNHAHAFLISSTSLKQIGATFDEASTTLGGTSMTTLRKVTLPLIWPTLLGVGVFYFMRSMVSLSAVIFLVTPSTQLASVSVLQLSDRGAINQAAAFSVCIMGIVVLCLIVVRVLMRLAGVRDVSLIR
- a CDS encoding alpha/beta hydrolase family protein, translated to MRLRAVLTFALVLTAAAGFLLWRLADHDLDRRNSERFDFVSAGAPVSGTLWLPDETPRAAVVLVHGDGAQDRTSEGGYAPLINAMLDRGIAVASWDKPGVGSSAGNWLQQTMEERADETRIALQLLARRFDGLVHGAVGFSQAGWVLPQLSSNDADFVVLVGAAVSWQDQGDYYTRTRLAREGLDPPAVDLAIAEQKLEDARIFGPEAASAPAGMPADRWQFIRINRYADARAALARLDLPLLAIWGANDLNVEPERNAAIFGEFVSGRNSHSEIIIWPGATHGLLKSSAYNWQLADDWSRFAIMRFVLEGRHAFAPGALDTITEWILARGKFGASVRQPS
- a CDS encoding response regulator transcription factor, whose protein sequence is MLNETIDTERIYALWDELSDFEASRMPEARVHLLSVVCDMIDARQADWIGAVRLVDNIHRDPLFGWRPRSLSALYPDAETERTIQEAFALMEKGEPDITTIRNAELAGQFRVFMLDELATPEWFESYSYKTFYRGLDRLDSIWVGIPINADAEIQIGFHRALSQPRFSERDRRIVTHALRGIRWFYRLQMLSEGIGVASEPLTPMESKVLRDLLQGLSERQIAENNGQSPHTVHDHVKRIYRKYGVSSRAALMALWLGQPIPP
- a CDS encoding ABC transporter substrate-binding protein, with the protein product MKKLGLWTIGAVAGALISSAAFAETITVYTSYEEDEAAAFLEKAKEAMPDIDVNLLRLSTGDLAARIIAEKANPQHDVLWGFAVTSMVNPQIEETLEAYEPKGIDTVPAQFRDPDNKWFAVTGYMAAFCVNNERLEAEGLEMPTSWADLTDPSFADEVVMPNPASSGTGYIQIDALLQMMGEDEGWTFLDKLDKNVAQYIKSGSRPCNVASMGEYTVGASYAMRAIKNIEEGYPITMVVPSEGAGNELEGNALVASSEHKDAAKRFLDWTLSPEAATAYYDWKTIVTVPGGDVPERFISAGLPEDVPAALFPVDFRAAAEDRTEIINTWQERYER
- a CDS encoding ShlB/FhaC/HecB family hemolysin secretion/activation protein, which gives rise to MTVTHLKLLALLEEEKAEVSLLDTSRKNGPPARPASSWWGFLACGPLAIVGLFAHADTALAQTAERIEQTVAGQTTILERFTPPQRIGTVDIKVQDQRKRTPEKDAAQVRFTLNSLTVEGAETLSDAAFSDLWQGMTGKVITLADLYRIAAEIDARYLSAGYLAMTVVPVQDFSSGKITLRVYESYVETLEVNSTIPDIRERLAPYIDRIIAMRPIRIKEAERILLLMSDLGGLDIEGTLIRPETPQGGGTLRLDIGFDRASAAAGLDNLGTDEVGPLELSGNVTVNDMLGLFDTLSLVGVTIPDTPQEMIFLQASQDIPIGFNGLSAGYDLSYITQKPGGDLKADDIHIESVIGTARLDYPFIRTIDQSLFGRIEVNLRNDRVDVMGARAAREQTRWAAMSLTYDRQSGPTAFLTTAEFGQGLGQETALPEVPEDYRFARLNFDIAHDLGADTAIRLRSAGQYSPTPLPAAAQFSLGGDPYGWAFDGGTLSGASGAAAALELSHDIETGWSALPGLTWTTFADYGVVWNEDASADYARDALGSVGVGVSGMLAEKMSFQLIAAVPWYSPDDGEDEGLRVFFRLGLPL
- a CDS encoding ABC transporter ATP-binding protein, whose protein sequence is MDLSIRNLVKRFDRLTAVDNVTLDVPHGNFVCFLGPSGCGKTTLLRVIAGLEDADEGTIQLGGEDLTAVPTRARNFGVVFQSYSLFPNMSAARNVGYGLECRRWDKARIGSRVDEMLDLVHLGDHRAKLPAQMSGGQQQRIALARALAPDPSLLLLDEPLSALDAKVREELRVEIRSLQQRLKLTTIMVTHDQEEALAMADVVVVMNKGRIEQIGSPRELYAEPKTAFVADFIGRMNILRLDENARMQPSFGGVALHLADSAHAADHITALGVRPEMISLSDADASGDNTLPATVSGVTYLGNITRVEVVTNAEPKAPITVELHGASAVPKVGERLGIVIPAEALRVLA
- a CDS encoding serine hydrolase domain-containing protein: MSQFRASRRHFLATVSLASASLALLSTPALADMLPPSRTPGVPVPPGQIDAAVAALDGIVEDIKARSGVPGLAVAVVHGGETIYAKGFGTRDANGELPVTPDTVFQLASLSKSLGATAVARQVSRDVVSWDSRMRDLLPWFSLSDAAVSERLTIGDLYSHRSGLSDHAGDELEDLGFDRQTILERLRLQPLSPFRTSYAYTNFGLTAAAEAVAEASGMTWSELTEEALFQPLGMTRTSARFDDFMARENRATPHAKTPDGFQALYQREPDAQSPAGGISSTANDMTKWMKMMLADGGDLIRPDALQPAISPQSFSSRPRSPDERAGFYGYGFGVGTDPSGRVVLSHSGAFILGAGTYFALIPSLDVGIVVLSNAAPVGAVEAIGASFTDMVQTGSVTRDWFSGYERLFVGSYTPLGETAGKPFPRAAAAPPPASYLIGRYSHPYFGTVEVVEDAADRLVLLAGPEPKAFPLMPWDGAMMVFDIENENAPAGSRSAATFSGGPDKAETLEVELFVMNGPARFERI